The Cucumis melo cultivar AY chromosome 5, USDA_Cmelo_AY_1.0, whole genome shotgun sequence genome has a segment encoding these proteins:
- the LOC103492552 gene encoding SNW/SKI-interacting protein-like gives MATLKDLLPAVKSTTVTHYDHSNDPWFKQRFSSSEAEQTSVIKVNPVPPYLKRGGFVPRKVEDFGDGGAFPEIHIAQYPLDMGRDKSSKPGSKILPITVDAHGNVAYDAIVKQNENAKKIVYSQHKDLIPKILKDDEVSDEDEELQKEIEETTEETKSALEKIVNVRLSAAQPKNVAKQSSDSKFIKYKPSQQSAAFNSGAKERIIRMVEMPVDPLEPPKFKHKRVPRASGSPPVPVMHSPPRPVTVKDQQDWKIPPCISNWKNPKGYTIPLDKRLAADGRGLQEVQINDNFAKLSEALYVAEQKAREAVAMRSKVQKEMLMKQKEKKELELRALAQKARSERTGAAPPSSVLYPSDRNEVDTSEMKGEFERVREKEKDLPKETREEREERLQREKIREERRRERERERRLEAKDAAMGKKSKITRDRDRDISEKVALGMASTGAGRQGEVMYDQRLFNQDKGMDSGFANDDQYNIYDKGLFTAQPTLSTLYRPKKDTDSDMYGGADEQLDKITKTDRFKPDKSFSGTAERSGPRDRPVEFEREVEEADPFGLDQFLTEVKKGKKAMDKVGSGGTMRAAGGSSTRDGYEGGSGRSRIGFERGH, from the coding sequence ATGGCAACTCTGAAAGACCTTCTTCCTGCTGTAAAGTCAACTACTGTAACTCACTATGATCATTCAAATGATCCATGGTTCAAGCAGCGGTTTAGTTCCTCAGAAGCAGAGCAAACTTCTGTTATCAAGGTGAACCCTGTGCCGCCTTACTTGAAGCGTGGTGGATTTGTTCCAAGGAAAGTAGAGGATTTTGGAGATGGTGGTGCTTTTCCAGAGATTCACATTGCTCAATACCCACTTGACATGGGTAGAGACAAATCGTCGAAGCCTGGATCGAAGATCCTTCCTATTACAGTCGACGCACATGGAAATGTTGCATATGATGCTATTGTCAAGCAGAATGAGAATGCTAAAAAGATCGTCTATTCACAACATAAAGACCTCATTCCAAAGATTTTGAAAGATGACGAGGTGagtgatgaagatgaagagtTGCAGAAGGAGATTGAAGAAACAACTGAGGAAACGAAGTCTGCACTTGAAAAAATAGTTAATGTGAGATTGAGTGCAGCACAGCCTAAAAATGTTGCCAAACAGTCATCGGATTCAAAGTTTATCAAGTATAAGCCATCTCAACAATCAGCTGCATTTAATTCAGGTGCCAAGGAGAGAATAATTAGAATGGTTGAGATGCCAGTTGATCCGCTTGAGCCTCCAAAGTTCAAGCATAAACGCGTTCCTAGAGCTTCAGGGTCTCCACCTGTGCCTGTTATGCATTCCCCTCCTCGTCCTGTGACAGTGAAGGATCAGCAGGATTGGAAGATTCCTCCTTGTATTTCAAATTGGAAAAATCCAAAAGGTTATACGATCCCACTTGACAAGCGTCTCGCAGCTGATGGTAGAGGCCTTCAAGAAGTTCAAATTAATGACAACTTTGCAAAGCTATCTGAAGCTCTGTATGTTGCAGAACAGAAAGCAAGAGAAGCTGTTGCAATGAGATCTAAGGTTCAGAAAGAAATGCTTATGAAgcagaaagagaagaaagagctGGAGCTCCGAGCATTAGCGCAGAAAGCCCGTTCTGAGAGAACCGGAGCTGCACCTCCTTCTTCAGTTCTTTATCCATCTGATAGAAACGAAGTAGATACTTCTGAGATGAAAGGGGAGTTTGAGCGTgtaagagagaaagagaaggatTTACCAAAGGAGACAAGGGAGGAAAGGGAAGAGCGGTTGCAAAGGGAGAAGATTCGTGAAGAACGAAGGCGAGAGagggaaagggaaagaaggCTGGAAGCTAAAGATGCTGCAATGGGAAAGAAGAGTAAGATCACAAGAGATAGAGATCGTGATATCAGTGAGAAGGTTGCACTTGGCATGGCTTCTACCGGAGCTGGTAGACAGGGAGAGGTTATGTATGACCAGAGGCTATTTAACCAAGATAAAGGAATGGACTCTGGATTTGCCAACGATGACCAGTACAACATATATGACAAGGGTTTATTTACCGCCCAGCCCACTCTCTCAACCCTTTACAGACCTAAAAAGGATACTGATTCTGATATGTATGGAGGTGCAGATGAACAGTTAGACAAGATAACCAAGACCGATCGTTTCAAGCCGGACAAGTCGTTTTCAGGCACTGCAGAAAGGTCTGGACCTAGAGATAGGCCAGTTGAGTTTGAGAGAGAGGTTGAAGAAGCCGATCCATTCGGACTCGACCAGTTCTTGACTGAAGTGAAGAAAGGTAAGAAGGCTATGGATAAGGTTGGGTCTGGTGGGACAATGAGAGCTGCTGGTGGTTCATCAACGAGAGATGGCTATGAGGGTGGCTCTGGTAGATCTCGCATTGGATTTGAAAGAGGCCATTAG